One segment of Ziziphus jujuba cultivar Dongzao chromosome 12, ASM3175591v1 DNA contains the following:
- the LOC107429048 gene encoding putative methylesterase 11, chloroplastic produces the protein MGNSLACLVPKEMTNSRRIITSSSSINTTSSPFSKRSRSTKKKKQDGIVLDDEVDLLLKQQALAAALLFQEHQRNAGAGAGDPPVIPFINRSTSVVYPSPQPKKQSFTRSSSTSRQRSRSDTLNINHHPAHDHQLLVPPTLQDSKIDGLETNHIVLVHGGGFGAWCWYKTMTLLEEGGFKVDAVDLTGSGVHSSDTNSITSLAQYVKPLTDILEKLEDGKKVILVGHDFGGACLSYVMELFPSKIAKSIFIAATMLASGQSILDLLSQQLGSNDLMGQAQIFLYGHGKNQPPTAIDLNKELVKDFLFNQSPSKDIALASVSMRPIPFAPVTEKLTLSEKNYGSVRRFYIVTQEDQAIPVPLQETMINSNPPEQVFRVKGSDHAPFFSRPQALHKILVEIFQIPPPNQV, from the exons ATGGGAAACTCATTGGCATGTTTGGTTCCAAAGGAAATGACAAACTCCAGAAGAATAATCACCTCCTCTTCCTCCATTAACACTACTTCATCACCTTTCAGCAAAAGAAGCCGTtcaacgaagaagaagaagcaagacGGCATCGTTTTAGACGACGAAGTTGATTTGCTCCTTAAACAGCAGGCTCTTGCTGCTGCTCTGCTCTTCCAAGAGCACCAGAGGAACGCCGGCGCCGGTGCCGGAGATCCTCCGGTAATACCGTTCATCAACCGGTCAACTTCAGTTGTTTATCCATCTCCACAGCCAAAGAAGCAGAGCTTCACTAGGAGTTCTTCAACTTCTAGGCAACGTTCTCGCTCTGATACTCTCAATATCAATCATCACCCTGCTCACGATCATCAACTCCTTGTTCCTCCTACTCTTCAG GATTCAAAAATTGATGGTCTAGAAACTAATCATATAGTCCTTGTTCATGGAGGTGGATTTGGAGCTTGGTGTTGGTATAAAACTATGACACTTTTGGAAGAAGGAGGATTTAAAGTTGATGCAGTTGACTTAACAGGCTCTGGTGTTCATTCTTCTGATACAAACAGCATTACAAGTCTTGCACAGTATGTGAAGCCGCTTACTGATATCCTCGAGAAATTAGAGGATGGGAAGAAG GTAATTCTAGTGGGACATGATTTTGGTGGCGCATGTCTATCATATGTGATGGAATTGTTTCCATCTAAAATTGCAAAATCCATATTCATTGCTGCAACAATGTTGGCCAGTGGGCAGAGTATCCTTGATTTGTTATCTCAACAG CTAGGATCGAATGATCTGATGGGACAGGCTCAGATATTTTTGTATGGACATGGGAAAAATCAGCCTCCAACTGCTATTGATCTTAACAAAGAATTGGTTAAAGACTTTTTGTTCAATCAAAGTCCTTCAAag GACATTGCATTGGCATCAGTATCAATGAGGCCTATCCCTTTTGCACCAGTTACTGAGAAGCTCACTCTTTCCGAAAAGAACTATGGTTCTGTTCGACGTTTTTACATAGTAACTCAAGAAGATCAAGCTATACCTGTCCCTCTACAAGAGACCATGATAAACTCAAATCCACCGGAGCAGGTTTTCAGAGTAAAAGGCTCTGATCATGCACCATTCTTCTCAAGACCACAAGCTTTGCATAAAATATTAGTAGAAATTTTTCAGATTCCTCCTCCAAATCAAGTTTGA
- the LOC107429046 gene encoding protein SPIRAL1-like 1 gives MGRGVSSGGGQSSLGYLFGSGEAPKPATNNAAQDASKPAMNNAAPSEGQGANNGSASKPVATAQSVDVSKVPAGIHSTSTNNYLRADGQNAGNFITDRPSTKVHAVPGGGSSLGYLFGDDGKGGGSRGK, from the exons ATGGGTCGTGGAGTTAGCAGTGGTGGGGGCCAAAGTTCATTGGGCTATCTTTTTGGAAGTGGAGAGGCTCCAAAACCAGCCACAAACAATGCTGCTCAAGATGCTTCAAAGCCTGCCATGAATAATGCTGCTCCAAGTGAAGGGCAGGGTGCAAACAATGGGTCGGCTTCCAAACCTGTGGCAACTGCTCAATCAGTAGATGTGAGCAAGGTTCCTGCTGGCATCCATAGCACTTCTACAAACAACTACTTGCGAGCTGATGGGCAGAACGCTGGCAACTTCATCACT GATCGACCATCGACCAAGGTTCATGCCGTCCCTGGTGGTGGATCATCTCTGGGTTACCTCTTTGGTGATGATGGAAAAGGTGGTGGGTCTCGTGGCAAATGA
- the LOC107429049 gene encoding ubiquinone biosynthesis protein COQ4 homolog, mitochondrial — MIEGARVRLNRWQQAAIAVGSAVGALLDPRRADLIAALGETTGKPAFERVLERMKRSPEGRAILSEQPRVISAKVGHAWDLPANTFGAAYAKFMGSRNFSPDDRPPVRFMETDELAYVAMRAREVHDFWHTLFDLPTNLLGESALKVIEFEQMYLPMCLMSVIGGSARFNEKQRKLFFQHYFPWAIRAGMQSTDLMCVYYEQHFHEDLEDVRRKWGIIPAPAPPKQT, encoded by the exons ATGATAGAGGGCGCTCGAGTCAGGCTTAATAGATGGCAGCAGGCAGCTATTGCTGTTGGTTCAGCAGTGGGTGCGTTGCTAGACCCACGAAGAGCAGATCTTATAGCAGCTTTAGGTGAGACCACTGGGAAGCCTGCTTTTGAAAGAGTTCTTGAGAGAATGAAAAGGAGCCCAGAAGGCAGG GCTATTCTATCGGAGCAACCTCGAGTCATTTCTGCAAAAGTAGGGCATGCATGGGACCTACCAGCAAACACATTTGGTGCTGCCTATGCAAAATTCATGGGGTCAAGGAACTTTTCCCCGGATGATCGACCACCAGTGCGGTTTATGGAGACGGATGAGCTAGCTTATGTGGCTATGCGAGCTCGTGAGGTGCATGATTTCTGGCACACCCTTTTTGATCTTCCCACAAATTTGCTTGGTGAGTCAGCTCTCAAGGTAATAGAGTTTGAGCAAATGTACCTTCCTATGTGCCTGATGTCTGTGATAGGAGGTTCAGCAAGATTCAATGAGAAGCAAAGGAAGTTGTTCTTTCAGCACTACTTCCCTTGGGCCATACGGGCTGGTATGCAAAGCACTGATCTTATGTGTGTATATTATGAACAGCACTTTCACGAGGATTTGGAGGATGTGAGGAGAAAATGGGGGATAATCCCTGCTCCTGCTCCTCCTAAACAAACCTGA
- the LOC107429053 gene encoding cytochrome P450 78A5: protein MSPEYNLLCIPRMVLQSSILSFEALLFLSLFVAVFGFWLAPGGLAWAISKARTRMAIPGPHGFPLIGLLGVFTALNPHRLLAKLAKSFDALPLMAFSVGFTRFVIASSPETAKEILNCSAFADRPVKESAYELLFHRAMGFAPYGEYWRNLRRISATHLFSPKRIAGFETFRREIGIKMVEEIRALMHERHEVEIKKVLRSGSLNNVMMTVFGRCYERFDGGGDGFELENLVSEGYELLGIFNWSDHFPILGRLDLQGVRKRCRNLVPKVNAFVGKIIEEHRMKRIEKNHQSAEENVGDFVDVLLDLEEDDKLTDSDMIAVLWEMIFRGTDTVAILLEWILARMVLHPDIQTKAQGEIDQVVGRFRQVSDSDIQNLPYLQAIIKESLRMHPPGPLLSWARLAIHDVHVGSDFIPAGTTAMVNMWAITHNEKIWSEAEKFKPERFMEEEDVSIMGSDLRLAPFGSGRRVCPGKALGLATVQLWLAQLLQNFKWIATKNGGVDLSECLKLSLEMKSPLVCRPVPRINV, encoded by the exons ATGTCGCCGGAATACAACCTTCTCTGTATTCCGAGAATGGTTCTCCAATCTTCCATTCTCAGTTTCGAAgctcttcttttcctttccctCTTCGTCGCTGTGTTCGGGTTTTGGCTAGCTCCTGGTGGGCTCGCATGGGCTATTTCAAAAGCTCGAACTCGCATGGCGATTCCTGGACCACATGGTTTCCCTCTGATTGGACTGCTCGGAGTTTTCACGGCTTTGAATCCTCATAGACTCCTCGCGAAGCTTGCGAAGAGCTTCGACGCTTTGCCTCTCATGGCTTTCTCCGTGGGTTTCACTCGCTTCGTCATCGCAAGCTCTCCGGAGACTGCGAAAGAGATTTTGAACTGTTCGGCTTTCGCCGATAGACCCGTTAAGGAATCGGCGTACGAGCTACTGTTCCACCGAGCCATGGGTTTTGCACCGTACGGAGAGTACTGGAGGAATCTGAGGAGGATCTCGGCCACTCATTTGTTCAGCCCCAAAAGAATCGCCGGATTTGAAACGTTCAGACGCGAAATTGGGATTAAAATGGTGGAGGAAATTAGGGCTTTGATGCATGAGAGACACGAAGTGGAAATCAAGAAAGTGCTTCGTTCTGGGTCTTTGAACAATGTGATGATGACGGTGTTTGGTCGATGCTATGAACGGTTcgatggtggtggtgatgggTTCGAGCTCGAGAATTTGGTGAGCGAAGGTTACGAGCTTCTTGGGATATTCAACTGGAGCGACCATTTTCCGATTCTGGGTAGGTTGGATTTGCAAGGGGTGAGGAAAAGATGCAGAAATCTGGTACCCAAAGTGAACGCTTTCGTCGGAAAAATCATCGAAGAACACAGAATGAAGAGGATCGAGAAAAACCACCAATCTGCTGAAGAAAATGTTGGAGATTTCGTCGATGTTTTGCTTGATTTAGAGGAAGATGACAAACTCACTGACTCTGATATGATAGCGGTTCTTTGg gaAATGATTTTCCGAGGAACTGACACGGTGGCGATTCTGCTGGAGTGGATATTAGCAAGGATGGTTTTACACCCagatatccaaaccaaagcccAAGGTGAAATCGACCAAGTAGTAGGCCGTTTTAGGCAAGTTTCAGACTCTGATATCCAAAACCTACCTTATCTCCAAGCCATTATCAAAGAATCTCTGAGGATGCATCCACCAGGACCTTTGCTCTCGTGGGCTCGTCTTGCTATCCATGATGTTCATGTGGGGAGTGATTTTATACCAGCTGGGACCACTGCAATGGTTAACATGTGGGCAATCACTCACAATGAGAAGATTTGGTCAGAGGCTGAGAAGTTTAAACCTGAGCGTTTCATGGAAGAAGAGGATGTGAGCATTATGGGTTCTGATTTGAGGTTAGCTCCATTTGGATCTGGAAGGAGGGTTTGTCCTGGAAAAGCACTGGGTTTGGCAACCGTTCAGCTCTGGTTAGCTCAGTTGCTTCAGAATTTCAAATGGATTGCTACCAAAAATGGTGGTGTGGATTTGTCTGAATGCTTGAAGCTTTCTTTGGAGATGAAAAGTCCATTGGTTTGCAGGCCTGTTCCTAGGATTAATGTCTGA